From the genome of Phycisphaerales bacterium:
CCCGCTTCTCATCGGCGAAGATGCTCACCCAGCCGTCCTTAGTCGGGGCGACCTTCGTGACCGTGCCGAGGAAGTCGTGGTTGAACAGGTTCACTCGAGCTCGTCCAGCAGTCCCTGCAACTCCGACGCCGCGTGCCCGTCCTGGGCCTTTCGCGCGGCCGCCACACCCACCTTCGCCGTCGCGATGGCCTCCTCCACCCGCCCGGCATCCTGCAAGGCCCGCGCCTTGTGGAAGTACGCGTAGCAGTATGCCGGGTCAGCCCCCAGGCAGCGGTCGTAGAACTCCACCGCCCGCGCGGTGTCGCCCTGCTTCGCATACTCCTGCGCGATCCCGTACAGCACGAACGGGTCATTCGGGTCCGCCGCGAGCAGCCCCTGAAGCTTGGCGAGTCGTTCGCTCATACCGCAAGGATAGTGGCTCAGAAGAGGTCTTTCGTCCGTGGGTCCTCACGCAGGCGGTTGAGGGCCAGGTGCAAGCGCGACTTCACCGTGCCCTCCGCGATCCCCAGGGCCGCGCCCACTTCCTCGACCGACATCCCATCCACGATCCGCATCAGCAGCACCTCCAGCTGCGGCTGCGGCAGCCCCGCCAGCACCTCGCCCAGCGCCCCCTCCGGCACCCGCGGCCCCTCTGGCTCGGCCTCCTCCTCCGGCGGGTCACCCAGCACGATCCGCTTGTTCCGCCGCTTCACCGACAGTGCGATGTTCTTGACCACCGGGTAAAAGTACGTCGTCAGGCGCGCCGTGAGCCGGAACCCGGGGAACTGCGCCAGGAAGTAGGCGAAGGTCTCCTGGACCGCGTCAAGCGCACCATGATGGTCGGTGTAGCGCGTCGCGAGGTTGTACACCCACTCCTTGTGCCGCAGGTACAGCGGCTCGAAGGCCGCGTAATCGCCGCGGTTGAGCGCGGCGATCAGTTCCTGATCGCTCCGCGGATCGCCGCCCGGGTCAGATGTTGGCGGAGGGCGGCTCACTCGATCCTCGGGTCCACCCACCGGTACAGCACGTCCACGATCAGGTTGAACACGATCAGCATCGTCGCGAAGATCAGCACCACGCCGATGATCAGGAACAGGTCCTTGTTCTGCACGGCATTGACGAAGAACTTGCCCATCCCCGGGATCGAGAACACCCGCTCGACGACGAACGATCCCGTCATCGCCAGAGCCGTCGCCGGGCCCAGGTAGCTGAGCACGGGCAGAAACGCGTTCTTGAGCGCGTGCCGCAGCAGGATGCCCAGCTCGCTCACGCCCTTGGCCCGGGCCGTGCGGATGTAGTCGGCGTTCAGGCAGTCGAGCATGCCCATCCGCGTCAGGCGGGCGATGTACGCCGCGAAGGGCAGGCTCAGCGTGATCGTCGGCAGCACGGCGTGTTTGAGCTGCCCCCAGCCGTTCATCGGCAGCCACCCTAGCCACACCGCGAACGTCACCTGCAGCAGCGTGCCGATCACGAACGTCGGCAGGCTGATCCCCACCAGCGCGATCGCCAGCGTCGAGATGTCCGACAGTGAGTTGGGCCGCACCGCCCCGATCACGCCCGCCGTCAGCCCCAGCACCAGCGCCAGCAGGATGGCCGCGCCGCCGAGCGTCATCGAGACCGGCAGCGAGCCACCGATGATCTCGTTCACGTTGCGGTCGCGGTACTGGAGCGAGGGGCCCAGGTCGAACACGTGCCGCTGCGGCGGCGCGATCCCCGCGCTCAGCGCCTTCTCGCGCTCGGCCGCGAGCCGCCCGCTGGCTCTATCCGAGAGGTACTGCACGCCCGAAGCGTTCTTGAGGTACGAGCCGTAGAACGACCAGAAGCTGTCGAGGTGGTACTGCCGCTGCATCGCCTCCGCGACCTCCGGCGGCGGGCGGCGGCCCTCGGGGTTCTCCAGCGGATTACCCGGCACCGCCCACGCCAGCGCCAGCGTGAGCGTGTAGATCACCGCGAGGATGATGGGCAGCTGCACCAGCCGCCGCAGCACAAGGCCGAGCATGCGGCGAGCTTATCGGAAAAGCAAGACGCCGAGACTGAGGAGTCTTCGACGAAGTCTCGGATCAGGCGCCAGTCGCGCCCGGTCCGAGACTTCGCCCAGAGCGGCTCAGTCTCGGCGTCTGGTTGTCAAAACCTCGGGAATCAGTAATCGTAGCCGCTGTAGTACCGCCGCTCCACCACCACGCTCGGACGCGGGCGGTAGTAGTGCCGCTCGTAGTACACCGTGCTCGGCTCGGAGTAGTAGTACGTGTTGCCGCCGTAGTACGCCGGGCGCGAGGCGTTGCGGGCGTTCTGGTCGCCGATGATGGCGCCGCCCAGGCCGCCAGCCACCGCGCCGATCACGGCGCCCTTGCCGGCGTTGCCCGACAGGCTGCCGATCGCGAGCCCCGACAGGGCGCCCAGGCCCGCGCCGCTCGCACCGCCCTCGAGGGCGTTGCTGCAGCCGGTCAGGGCGAACGCGGACGTCAGGGCGGTCGCGGCCAGGGCGAATGTGCGGGTCGTCTTGTTCATGAGGCTGCTCCTTCTTCCGTGGTTGCGCCGGGCCGCTCTCAGCGGGGCCGCGGGGCGCGGGTGCAGGCTGGTACAAGTATATGACGTACCAACTTAAACGATTGTTCCATACGAACATTGCCCGTGCATCGCGGAATTCTGCCTGTTTGTAGGGGTTCTGTGGGGTTCCCCGGGGCTGTCCGCCCAGACGTCACCCCAACGGGCAACCCAGGAAGGCTAGTTCCAGCTCATCCCCTTGGGCCAGTCCTGTGGCCGCTGGTCACCCGCCCGCCGTATCAGGTCCGACAGATGCTCCAGCTCGTGCATGATCAGCTTGGCGCGGCTCTGGATGCTCGCCTCTGCCAGCAGCTTGTACCGCAGCCCCTGGTCGGTGATCAGCATGAACGACACCAGCTCCAGCAGTGGGGCCGTGGGGACCTCCTCGTTCCGCACGAACTCCAGCACCGGCTCCGCGGCCACGAGCTGCGTCAGCGGCCCCTCCGCCAGCATCTCGCAGATCTTCGTGCGGACCTCCGACAGCCCCTCGGGCTCGGGCGGCGGCGGCAGACCAAGGTCCGGCTCCTCGCCGGTCTCCTCGTCCTCCTCGTCGGCCTCGATCTCGCTCACCACCATCGTGGTCGGGTCCAGCCCCACCGGCTCCAGCATCGCCAGCCGGTACAGCCGCCCCTCTTCCATCGGCAGCTCGTGGATGATCCGGGCGCGGCAGACGCCCTGCACCAGCACGTTGTAACGCCCGTCGGCGAGCTTCTCGTGCTGCACGATCTGCCCCACGCACACGGCGGGGCGCAGCGGTGGCCGCCCGTGGTAGTTCTGCTTCCACTGGTCGCCCGCGAACACCGCCATCGCGATCTGCCCGGAACCGTCGAGCGCGTGCTCCACCATTTGCCGGTAACGCTCCTCGAACACGTGCAGCGGCAGCAGCTGCTGCGGCAGGAGCGTCACGGCGTCGAGCGGGAACAGCGGCATCGCCTTGCCGAAGTTGACCTGGATGGAGTTCTCACCTGACATTGGGTTGGGACGGGATGGTAGGGTCTGCGTTCGCACCGGGGGGCTGCCGGCGCGGGGTGATACCGGCTGGAGGCGCCCCCCGCTGCAGGCCTGCACGCTCGCGGCCGACGCCCCTTCGGGCTGACGCCGCACGCTAAGGTTCCGTCATGGCACGCACCCCGTCGACGATGGCCCTGGACATCGGCACCGTGGCCCCGGACTTCACGCTACCCGACTACTCCAGCCAGGAGAGGGCGGGGCGGCTTGTCTCGCTGGCGGAGGCCGCGCAGGGCCGGCCGCTGGTGGTGATGTTCCTCTGCAACCACTGCCCGTTCGTCAAGCACGTGCGTGCGGAGATCGCCAACCTCGCCCGCAAGCTGGAGGGGCGCGTCAGCTTCGTCGCCATCAACCCCAACGACGTCACCAACTACCCCGACGACCGCCCGGAGAAGATGATCGAGGAGGCCGCGAGCGCGGGGTACACCTTCCCGTACCTCTACGACGAGTCGCAGGCCGTCGCCAAGGCCTACCACGCCGCCTGCACGCCCGACTTCTACCTGCTCGACACTGACGGCAGGCTCCGCTACCGCGGCCAGCTCGACGACAGCCGCCCGGGCAACGGCCTGCCCGTCACCGGCAAAGACCTTC
Proteins encoded in this window:
- a CDS encoding tetratricopeptide repeat protein → MSERLAKLQGLLAADPNDPFVLYGIAQEYAKQGDTARAVEFYDRCLGADPAYCYAYFHKARALQDAGRVEEAIATAKVGVAAARKAQDGHAASELQGLLDELE
- a CDS encoding sigma-70 family RNA polymerase sigma factor: MSRPPPTSDPGGDPRSDQELIAALNRGDYAAFEPLYLRHKEWVYNLATRYTDHHGALDAVQETFAYFLAQFPGFRLTARLTTYFYPVVKNIALSVKRRNKRIVLGDPPEEEAEPEGPRVPEGALGEVLAGLPQPQLEVLLMRIVDGMSVEEVGAALGIAEGTVKSRLHLALNRLREDPRTKDLF
- a CDS encoding ABC transporter permease — its product is MLGLVLRRLVQLPIILAVIYTLTLALAWAVPGNPLENPEGRRPPPEVAEAMQRQYHLDSFWSFYGSYLKNASGVQYLSDRASGRLAAEREKALSAGIAPPQRHVFDLGPSLQYRDRNVNEIIGGSLPVSMTLGGAAILLALVLGLTAGVIGAVRPNSLSDISTLAIALVGISLPTFVIGTLLQVTFAVWLGWLPMNGWGQLKHAVLPTITLSLPFAAYIARLTRMGMLDCLNADYIRTARAKGVSELGILLRHALKNAFLPVLSYLGPATALAMTGSFVVERVFSIPGMGKFFVNAVQNKDLFLIIGVVLIFATMLIVFNLIVDVLYRWVDPRIE
- a CDS encoding glycine zipper domain-containing protein gives rise to the protein MNKTTRTFALAATALTSAFALTGCSNALEGGASGAGLGALSGLAIGSLSGNAGKGAVIGAVAGGLGGAIIGDQNARNASRPAYYGGNTYYYSEPSTVYYERHYYRPRPSVVVERRYYSGYDY
- a CDS encoding LON peptidase substrate-binding domain-containing protein; translation: MSGENSIQVNFGKAMPLFPLDAVTLLPQQLLPLHVFEERYRQMVEHALDGSGQIAMAVFAGDQWKQNYHGRPPLRPAVCVGQIVQHEKLADGRYNVLVQGVCRARIIHELPMEEGRLYRLAMLEPVGLDPTTMVVSEIEADEEDEETGEEPDLGLPPPPEPEGLSEVRTKICEMLAEGPLTQLVAAEPVLEFVRNEEVPTAPLLELVSFMLITDQGLRYKLLAEASIQSRAKLIMHELEHLSDLIRRAGDQRPQDWPKGMSWN
- a CDS encoding thioredoxin family protein, which codes for MARTPSTMALDIGTVAPDFTLPDYSSQERAGRLVSLAEAAQGRPLVVMFLCNHCPFVKHVRAEIANLARKLEGRVSFVAINPNDVTNYPDDRPEKMIEEAASAGYTFPYLYDESQAVAKAYHAACTPDFYLLDTDGRLRYRGQLDDSRPGNGLPVTGKDLRIAIDAVLQNEDPPLPQFPSLGCNIKWKAGNEPEYYLNP